From the genome of Pararhodobacter sp., one region includes:
- a CDS encoding baseplate J/gp47 family protein has translation MPFPVSSPRDLTRRMEALMEASIREARPDADPAAISRAVRSPRGMIAALIRTFVMGIYETHLHLRWWGQQYFPDTADAEHLERHASIWGVVRRPATPAIGRAEVSGAPGTIIPMGTVLSGDVAYIVDSTVTIGEAGTALLDLRAAEVGPSGNAAAYIALNVPTVIPITDQVAVVDDGGLVGGAAIEADNALLARLLVEIQTPAQGGAASDYPRWISNAFATSSVRVYGDWAGAGTVAIIVAMGSRLTPRPPSASEMEAIASLIERERPVTAHPVILPAILRPVDLTVEINPFDGPVRAAAEASVRTFFAAEAHIGGNLYLSRLSESISSAAGEYRHRLIAPAATIAVERQELAVPGTIRILEPPE, from the coding sequence ATGCCCTTCCCGGTATCCAGCCCGCGCGATCTGACCCGCCGCATGGAAGCGCTCATGGAAGCCTCCATCCGTGAGGCGCGACCAGACGCCGACCCTGCCGCCATCTCACGGGCCGTGCGCTCACCGCGCGGCATGATTGCGGCCCTCATCCGCACTTTCGTGATGGGCATCTATGAGACGCATCTTCATCTGCGCTGGTGGGGGCAGCAATACTTCCCGGATACGGCGGATGCGGAGCATCTGGAGCGCCACGCCTCCATCTGGGGGGTGGTGCGGCGGCCCGCGACGCCAGCGATCGGTCGCGCCGAAGTTAGCGGCGCACCCGGAACCATCATCCCTATGGGCACGGTGCTGTCTGGTGATGTGGCCTATATCGTGGACAGCACGGTCACGATCGGAGAGGCTGGCACGGCGCTGCTGGATCTGCGCGCGGCCGAGGTTGGCCCCTCGGGCAATGCGGCAGCTTACATTGCCCTGAATGTGCCGACGGTTATCCCCATCACAGACCAGGTCGCCGTCGTCGATGATGGCGGTCTGGTGGGCGGAGCGGCCATTGAAGCCGACAACGCCTTGCTTGCGCGGCTGCTGGTCGAGATCCAGACTCCAGCGCAGGGTGGTGCGGCATCCGACTATCCACGCTGGATCTCGAATGCCTTCGCGACCTCGTCCGTGCGTGTTTATGGCGACTGGGCGGGTGCCGGCACTGTCGCCATCATTGTGGCCATGGGCTCGCGCCTGACACCACGCCCGCCCAGCGCCTCTGAAATGGAGGCCATCGCGTCGCTCATTGAGCGGGAGCGGCCGGTGACGGCGCACCCTGTCATCCTGCCAGCCATCTTGCGGCCGGTCGATCTGACGGTTGAGATCAACCCGTTCGACGGCCCTGTCCGCGCGGCAGCGGAAGCATCCGTTCGGACGTTCTTCGCCGCTGAAGCGCACATCGGTGGGAATCTGTACCTGTCCCGTCTCTCAGAATCTATTTCGTCTGCCGCCGGTGAATATCGGCACCGCCTGATTGCGCCAGCGGCCACCATTGCCGTGGAGCGGCAGGAGCTGGCTGTTCCGGGGACGATCCGTATTCTTGAGCCTCCCGAATGA
- a CDS encoding DUF296 domain-containing protein, protein MRAAASTQFPRSRTLIHPGRFNPVRIQSMRSEAARHIRLALEPGLSLFDALVKPLAEIGVTNASTTILGGYFETLDYCVAPPDPSGNAVIAYTKPILAGKTYMVFGNATIGVNMKGNPLVHCHAAIRTESGVVKGGHILTEASIVGPYPIPVLVTSLDSFELRQAFDPETNIPLLQPHAKAEVHD, encoded by the coding sequence ATGAGAGCTGCTGCATCGACCCAGTTTCCGCGCTCGCGCACCCTGATTCATCCGGGGCGCTTCAATCCGGTGCGCATCCAGAGCATGCGCTCGGAAGCCGCGCGCCATATCCGTCTGGCGTTGGAGCCGGGCCTGAGCCTGTTTGATGCGCTGGTGAAGCCATTGGCGGAAATTGGCGTCACCAACGCCTCCACCACCATTCTTGGCGGCTATTTCGAGACGCTGGACTACTGCGTCGCCCCGCCGGATCCGAGCGGCAATGCCGTCATCGCCTATACCAAGCCGATCCTGGCTGGAAAGACCTATATGGTCTTTGGCAATGCCACCATCGGTGTGAACATGAAGGGCAATCCGCTGGTGCATTGCCATGCGGCGATCCGTACGGAAAGCGGTGTGGTGAAGGGTGGTCACATCCTCACGGAAGCCTCCATCGTCGGCCCCTATCCCATTCCGGTTCTGGTGACCTCGCTCGACAGTTTCGAGCTGCGCCAGGCCTTTGATCCGGAAACCAATATTCCCCTCCTCCAGCCCCATGCGAAGGCGGAAGTCCATGACTGA
- a CDS encoding putative phage tail protein, whose product MSRTPSDVHDGLMALLPSGWIWPARDEGSLLAAILMPAATLISEIEAAAGAAMDEIDPRTATHCLPDFERVLGPSCGGDPSTLPLADRRRLAHQRWTARGGQSIAYYTGVASKLGVKINIREFWPTRANVARAGHRLRPEGAQFVWQVMVPVGTPPAMALTLDCELRRIAPAHTSIVITFEGVG is encoded by the coding sequence ATGAGCCGCACGCCCTCAGATGTGCATGACGGGTTGATGGCCCTCCTGCCATCGGGCTGGATCTGGCCGGCCCGTGATGAGGGCAGCCTGCTCGCGGCGATCCTGATGCCGGCCGCGACCCTGATCAGCGAGATCGAGGCAGCCGCCGGCGCGGCAATGGATGAGATTGATCCGCGCACCGCCACGCACTGCCTGCCGGACTTCGAACGAGTGCTTGGCCCATCATGCGGAGGCGATCCCTCAACCCTGCCTCTGGCAGACCGGCGTCGTCTTGCCCACCAGCGCTGGACTGCGCGCGGGGGGCAATCCATCGCCTACTACACCGGCGTCGCCTCAAAACTGGGCGTAAAAATTAACATCCGGGAATTCTGGCCCACCCGAGCCAATGTCGCGCGGGCCGGCCATCGCCTGAGGCCAGAGGGGGCGCAGTTCGTGTGGCAGGTCATGGTGCCGGTGGGCACGCCGCCAGCCATGGCCCTGACCCTCGACTGCGAGTTGCGGCGTATCGCACCCGCACACACCAGCATTGTCATCACATTTGAAGGGGTTGGCTGA
- a CDS encoding SDR family NAD(P)-dependent oxidoreductase has product MAREGSVIVTGGASGIGLALVEDLLNDGWHVIAADIGEAALDAARTRLAAHGDKVRFARLDVSDEAGVISAVADWAKDFGPLRGLVNSAGIGAATPAFETTVEQFRRILDINLVGSFVISREVAKAMKESGGGSIVNIASVSGLVGSLGRTAYGSSKGGVIQMTRILAVEFAEFGIRVNAIAPGPIETPMAKAMHSAVVRKNWEDRVPMRRYAEPEEVAGAIAFLLDEAKSSYITGQTIAVDGGFSIGGLLQSE; this is encoded by the coding sequence TTGGCGCGTGAAGGTTCCGTGATCGTCACTGGCGGTGCATCCGGCATTGGTCTTGCCCTGGTGGAAGATCTTCTGAACGATGGCTGGCATGTGATCGCCGCCGATATTGGCGAGGCGGCGCTGGATGCTGCACGCACGCGGCTGGCCGCCCATGGCGACAAGGTGCGTTTTGCCCGTCTCGATGTGTCGGACGAAGCCGGTGTGATCTCGGCGGTCGCGGACTGGGCGAAAGATTTCGGCCCTCTGCGCGGGCTGGTGAATTCTGCTGGCATCGGCGCTGCGACGCCCGCATTCGAGACCACGGTTGAGCAGTTCCGCCGCATTCTGGATATCAATCTGGTCGGCAGCTTTGTCATCTCACGCGAAGTGGCAAAGGCGATGAAGGAGAGCGGTGGCGGCTCCATCGTCAATATTGCGTCGGTGTCCGGGTTGGTCGGCAGCCTTGGCCGCACGGCTTATGGCTCCTCCAAGGGCGGTGTCATCCAGATGACCCGCATTCTGGCGGTCGAATTCGCAGAATTCGGTATCCGCGTGAATGCGATTGCGCCCGGCCCCATCGAAACTCCAATGGCGAAGGCGATGCATTCCGCCGTCGTGCGCAAGAATTGGGAAGACCGTGTGCCGATGCGCCGCTACGCCGAGCCAGAAGAAGTGGCCGGCGCGATTGCCTTCCTGCTGGATGAGGCGAAGTCCAGCTACATTACCGGCCAGACCATCGCGGTTGATGGCGGTTTCAGTATTGGCGGTCTGTTGCAGTCTGAGTGA
- a CDS encoding phage GP46 family protein, whose product MAAFLDIAFAYDPATRRCDLQLGDDGDLLLDETPATAMLISFGSDRRAREDDELPSGVSELNAPATVVERRGWAGDALDIDYRPIGSRLWLLERAKDSSIASLMCTEWLKEAFAWAEEETGKSAEIDVTRPHPGRLLQRIRVDGRELRKSRDIGGLT is encoded by the coding sequence ATGGCCGCATTCCTCGACATCGCCTTCGCGTATGATCCTGCCACCCGCCGCTGTGACCTTCAGCTGGGGGATGATGGCGATCTGCTGCTGGATGAAACGCCCGCCACCGCCATGCTGATCAGCTTCGGCAGTGACCGGCGCGCCCGTGAGGATGACGAGCTTCCCAGCGGCGTCTCCGAACTCAATGCGCCAGCAACCGTCGTGGAGCGGCGCGGCTGGGCCGGTGATGCACTGGACATTGATTATCGTCCGATTGGCTCACGCCTGTGGCTGCTGGAGCGTGCGAAGGACAGCAGTATTGCCAGCCTCATGTGCACCGAATGGCTTAAGGAGGCCTTCGCGTGGGCCGAGGAAGAGACCGGAAAGAGCGCGGAAATCGATGTGACGCGCCCGCATCCGGGCAGGCTGTTGCAGCGTATCCGGGTCGACGGGCGAGAGCTGCGCAAATCCCGTGACATTGGAGGGCTGACCTGA
- a CDS encoding Lrp/AsnC family transcriptional regulator, with amino-acid sequence MPRQNSRSAPKVSTPSAARPLDAMDRKILSALRTDARLTMADLAQKVGLSQSPCWTRVKRLEQLGVIEDYVAVLNHKAIGLTDIVFIEITLERHDDKVLDRFGELVARIPEVVEAHLVTGEYDYLVKVAVAGTEHYERFLREHLYRIEGIRQSRSTFALRALKRSISVDPMDFS; translated from the coding sequence ATGCCCCGACAGAACAGCCGATCTGCCCCGAAGGTGAGCACGCCATCGGCCGCCCGGCCACTCGATGCGATGGACCGCAAGATCCTCTCCGCCCTGCGCACGGATGCACGCCTCACGATGGCGGATTTGGCGCAAAAGGTGGGGCTCTCCCAGTCGCCCTGCTGGACGCGGGTGAAGCGGCTGGAGCAACTCGGCGTGATCGAGGACTATGTGGCGGTGCTCAACCACAAGGCGATCGGCCTCACCGACATCGTCTTCATCGAGATCACGCTGGAGCGCCACGATGACAAGGTTCTGGACCGGTTTGGCGAACTTGTGGCGCGCATTCCCGAGGTGGTTGAAGCCCATCTCGTAACCGGGGAATATGATTACCTGGTCAAGGTGGCGGTGGCGGGCACCGAGCATTATGAGCGCTTCCTGCGCGAGCACCTCTACCGCATCGAGGGTATCCGCCAGTCGCGCTCCACCTTCGCCCTACGTGCGCTGAAACGTTCCATCTCCGTGGACCCGATGGATTTTTCGTGA
- a CDS encoding phage baseplate assembly protein domain-containing protein — MKLSELALQMRGMVSRGVVRTTKDEAETQTVDVSLYAGHDLTDVEVLYPTGFASRAEDNGLVVVLAIGGDGGDRVALPIASPGNRLGNLEPGEVALYSPVDGSRVHIKADGSIDVIATGAVRVTSAGPVDVSTPAPVSITSGGSITCTYAGGTVDMQAGFVRGRMSDGSRFAAGTGWAKIAAGGHHVAVTKGGITVSVPPVIGPDPAPDI, encoded by the coding sequence TTGAAACTCTCGGAACTTGCGCTGCAGATGCGTGGCATGGTGAGCCGTGGTGTGGTGCGCACCACGAAGGATGAGGCCGAAACGCAGACGGTGGATGTGTCCCTCTATGCCGGGCATGATCTGACAGATGTCGAGGTGCTGTATCCTACGGGCTTCGCATCGCGGGCCGAGGACAATGGCCTCGTTGTGGTGCTGGCCATCGGTGGCGATGGGGGTGATCGCGTTGCACTGCCCATTGCTTCACCGGGCAACCGGCTGGGCAATCTCGAGCCGGGAGAAGTTGCGCTTTACAGCCCGGTTGACGGTTCCCGGGTCCACATCAAGGCAGATGGATCAATAGATGTCATCGCCACCGGTGCCGTGAGGGTGACCAGCGCCGGACCTGTCGATGTCTCGACGCCCGCGCCAGTGTCGATCACGTCCGGAGGGTCAATCACATGCACCTATGCGGGCGGCACCGTGGATATGCAGGCCGGCTTTGTGCGCGGGCGGATGTCGGATGGTTCCCGCTTTGCCGCCGGCACAGGCTGGGCCAAGATTGCGGCGGGCGGTCATCATGTGGCCGTCACCAAGGGCGGCATCACGGTATCCGTCCCACCCGTGATCGGGCCTGATCCTGCCCCCGACATCTGA
- a CDS encoding PPC domain-containing DNA-binding protein: MTETVTSETNPVVEAGRMGRVAYARIAPNEDLVQCIEKLCLAEGFRNAFVRGALGSLVDSCLGTLDGKMVHIKGPAVEIVSLAGEVREQADGSLTAALTGVVADPEGNVYGGPFIAGSNPVCMTFEVTLEEWLPEAA, encoded by the coding sequence ATGACTGAGACCGTGACATCCGAGACCAATCCCGTTGTTGAAGCTGGACGCATGGGCCGCGTAGCCTATGCCCGCATCGCGCCGAACGAGGATCTGGTGCAGTGCATTGAAAAGCTGTGCCTGGCCGAAGGCTTCCGCAATGCCTTCGTGCGCGGTGCGCTTGGGAGCCTTGTGGATAGCTGCCTCGGCACGCTGGATGGCAAGATGGTGCACATCAAAGGCCCGGCGGTGGAAATCGTCAGCCTTGCCGGTGAAGTGCGTGAGCAGGCCGATGGCTCCCTCACTGCGGCCCTCACCGGCGTGGTGGCGGACCCGGAAGGCAATGTCTATGGCGGCCCCTTCATTGCGGGTTCCAATCCGGTGTGCATGACCTTTGAGGTTACACTGGAAGAGTGGCTGCCAGAAGCGGCCTGA